ATTCTTGGCGTTAGAGTCCTTGACTCTCTTGGTGTGCCCACGATGCTTGCGCAAATCGTACTCGTCCATAAAGGTAAAGGTGGCTTTCTCTTTACGTTGAGATTTCTGTTCCAACTTTTTTCTATATAGTTTCTCATCTTCAAGTAGAGATTCTAATTCGTTACCAGCAAACTCGCCCATCCAACAAGGCGTGTATGGGAAAGATGAGTCCGTCTGTCCGCATGGTCGTCCGTTGAAGGGATCGTAGTCTGCCAGACATGAAGTGCCCAAATCCTGGAATTTCGAGTTGTTCCAGTCATAGGCCAGTCCCCTGGCTGATATCCCTGATGAAATCAAGAAGACAACCTCTTTACAAGGATGAAACCCAAGGAAATAATAGTTGTCACGGCACCCCCCTTGAACATCATCTTCAATGTCAAGAACGTTATCCTCGTCGGAGTTCCAATCATATTTCTCTTCCACCGGCGCTTTGTAATTTGCATGTCTTGTGTAAGCAGCGTCCTCAGGGTATTTGGAGGACCACTTGCGGTAGTTAACATCCTGCAAGATCCATCGTTTGGCCAGTTGTCGAGCATAGTCCTCACGTTCAAAGGCCTTTCCAAGAAAGGTATCATGTTTTAACACCCATTCAATTTGACCGCACGATTCATTGAGATACCAAAACTGAAGTTGATTCCAGCCATCATGTATCGCACAATACACCCCTCCAAGTGATCTCCCCAGATGGTGGTTGGGATAACCTCTCAATTCACAGGCACCTGGTAGCTTGATTACTGTATACGTGAGATCTGATAAGGACATCCTGCAAATATGAACAATCGGATAAACAACTTAATAACAACATAAGTGGATCATACTAGCTACTAGTATATATTTGCTAAATTAGGATGACCACCGATGAGCAAGTAAGTAGTTACAGTACCTCGCAAGATAGCCATGCTGGCAATGAATGTAGAGCGTGCTTTGCCAGTAGACGGCATGATAACGATGCCGATTATACCACAAATCTGAATCCATGTTGCCGACGATCCCTGCAGCCTCCCCTTCCCGAAGGAAGGTCTTCTCGTCCCATCGTTGTGTCACCGAAGAGAACACATGCATCACGTATGACGCGGGAGGCCACTCcgactcgtcgtcgtcgtcgtccgattCGCCGGCCGCTGGCAGGCGTGGGATCAGAAAGACCTGGTAGTGCGTCGACACTGCGGGATCGAACGCGAGGTAGGCGGTCTGGTCGAATCCCGGCATGtgcggcggagggcgtcggggCAGACGTGCCCACCGACGCGTCGCCGGATTGACGACGTACTCGCGCGGCAGCGCACGGTCCTCGTTCATCCGTTCGCCACAGAGCAGGAGCCCGTTGCAATGGCCCGTGACCTGGACGCCCATGCAGGGCAGGAAGTCGAGCCCCCCGCAGATCGCCGGGCCCGTGGAGGGGCGGGAGAAGAACTCGGAGAAGCAGCTATGCTGGGTGAAGTTGATGAAGATGCCGCGCACCGAGCGCGAGAGCAGGCTGCCGCGCAGGCAGGCGTCGACGGTGTCGCGCCACGCCTTGCAGACTCGCCGGGCCGCGGCCAGGACGTGCGGCGCGAGGCGCCGGAGGACCTCCGCGAGGGCGTCGTCGGGTAGAACGGCCGGCTCCGGTGCCATCATCGGTCGGTCGCTCGATCTCGTCCGCGCCGCTCGGTCTGGTTTCCCGTCGTCCGCGATCGCGCACGCGCCGCGGTGTTCTAGGGCTTGGAAGTTGTTGGCGAATTGTATATTGGAAGGAGGTGCAAACAAACCTCAGATTGTTGATGTATCGGACTGCTTGCCGGCCCGGAGTATATGTTGGAGATCAAAGCTGAAGTTCGTTGGAAGTCTATCCGTAGGATTGCGGATGCTAGGGCCGCCTTTGAATGGGTCTCGTTTTCGCGTTGACCGTACGAAACCACTGGATCCAGCCGTGGCACGAGTCGACAACGCGCCAATGTTTGACACTGACCAAAGGATCAGCACTAGCCCACCGTGCACCTAGCTAGATGAGGTAATATCACCGGAAGTTATTGAACTTGCGTTGCACGTTCAATTTGGTTCTAAAACTTTGAAAATACGGTTATATGGTCACTTAATAACTTAACTCAAACGTGCAGATACGGTCACACTACGCATATGCGGGCGTATCCATGTGTATGACCGCACTTGTTAGTGACTGATGGCGTTGGGCGTGATGTAATTTTACACAACACTCTGAAAATAATTATTTTCCGAAACAATCAACCACAACGACGTATTTGTCGGAATCAGGGCTCCGCGGACCCAAaacaaggttcgaactctagggcgtgTGCGAAGATCTACCTAAGCTCTAATCTCACGCTCGTCACCTTGTAGCTTGGCCTTGTCGAGTTCGTGCGAGCGGGGAAGAGGATGGACacagtagtttacccaggtttgggccaccttgcggtgtaaaaccctactcctgctttgtgatgGATTAGTCTCGCGAGGAggtttgaggatgaactagtacaatgggtgAGCTGGCTCGTGAGGGCTCAGGGAGTGaaggtggaatggatccgatccctctctatggtggagactagcctatacttatagtggccttggttctcttccctcataacttaggcgggaagggatcccacaacggcaggtttgaaaggggacaagaggtacatcttatcctgacgaaaaaTGGTCTTGAcctacaaagcttctggtcgtgacgcagaggtggctcggcgatgacatccgtcctaccgagctcgtggtcttggtcttgttacactgaaatggaaacctttgggggattccttgggaacccgcgtatgtccttgcctccttagcgtCAAAGAGGAAACTGTCCTCCTCTACCCCCGCTGGTGCCCATCTGACCCTGGTTGTTATGGCTCACGTCATCAGGGgcctcgtgaggctgggtacctgcatagaagtctccgctcctcgggaggcaggcTCGAGGAGCTGCCCCTCGGGAGGTCTTGGCGTCGCTCGCCTCGCGAGGCCGGGGGCCCTCGCGAGGATCTTGTCTCGGGGTTCTTggagctgggtcgtaccaggccgacGAGGGGGGCACGtactgggccgcaggcaggcaggtctgggtacccccgaTCCCAAAACGCCGAtggtagcccctgggcccaaggcacgctcgggctggcttcgaggcgaagccaagaaGGAAGGctgaagtgccgcgggccccaatcgccCGCGGGCCAGGCTAGAAGCGTGGCGCACGACGGGACGCGCCTTCACTTCCCCACTTCGCCTCAGCAACTGCCCTTACTGACAAAAAGCCTGGCGCGCACCGCGGAACCATCATTGCTCCGCCGCGCGCCCGCCTTTTGCTCGTTCCTCCCTCTGTAAGCTCGCGCCTCCCTCGCCAGATCTCACGCCCGTTCCAATCCGCCCCTCCGCCATGGCTCCCAAAAGGAAGAGGGGCATGGCCTCAATGGCGGCGGAGCCTCAGTCGGGGCCGGAGCCCTCACTGGGCCGATCCACCGTGCTCAATCTCGAAGGGCTGGACAAGGTCCGGCATGCGATCGCCGTCGACACCAACGAGTGGAAGGCGACGAGGATCTGTCCCGCCTCTCGATCTTTAGCTGATTAGGAGGCCACCAACATCCCTATTCACCTTCACGCCCTCTTGTCCGGCTTGCTGCCGCCGTTTTCAGATTTCTTTAACGCCGTGCTCACACACTACCAAGTCCATGCATTGCACCTCGACCCTGGGTCCATCATCCTCCTCTCCGCCTTTGCATTCTTTTGTGAGGCCTTCGTGGGTGTCACCCCGTCCGTGGCtctgctccgccacttcttctccctccagaTGGTTGCCGGCGGGCAGCGCTCGGGGTGCGTGTCGCTCTGAGCAGCGGACACGGCGGCGGGCATGGGCATCGACACTGAGCTTCACCCTGATGCGGAGGGATTCCGGAGGCAATGGGTGTATGTCGATGCCGCCGTGTACAG
This DNA window, taken from Triticum aestivum cultivar Chinese Spring chromosome 1D, IWGSC CS RefSeq v2.1, whole genome shotgun sequence, encodes the following:
- the LOC123169969 gene encoding uncharacterized protein, with amino-acid sequence MMAPEPAVLPDDALAEVLRRLAPHVLAAARRVCKAWRDTVDACLRGSLLSRSVRGIFINFTQHSCFSEFFSRPSTGPAICGGLDFLPCMGVQVTGHCNGLLLCGERMNEDRALPREYVVNPATRRWARLPRRPPPHMPGFDQTAYLAFDPAVSTHYQVFLIPRLPAAGESDDDDDESEWPPASYVMHVFSSVTQRWDEKTFLREGEAAGIVGNMDSDLWYNRHRYHAVYWQSTLYIHCQHGYLARMSLSDLTYTVIKLPGACELRGYPNHHLGRSLGGVYCAIHDGWNQLQFWYLNESCGQIEWVLKHDTFLGKAFEREDYARQLAKRWILQDVNYRKWSSKYPEDAAYTRHANYKAPVEEKYDWNSDEDNVLDIEDDVQGGCRDNYYFLGFHPCKEVVFLISSGISARGLAYDWNNSKFQDLGTSCLADYDPFNGRPCGQTDSSFPYTPCWMGEFAGNELESLLEDEKLYRKKLEQKSQRKEKATFTFMDEYDLRKHRGHTKRVKDSNAKNRRRRRMAAW